TCATTTAGCGTTCGATAATATCTATCCGGTTTTCTATAGCTTGCTGTTTTCGGCGATTGTCGCGTGGGGAATCCGAGCGCTTCCGGTTTTAGACGGTTTCACCTGGTTGATACCATTCGCCCCGATCGCGGGTATGGCGGATTTAATTGAAAATGCCTGTATGGCTCCATACGCGGGGAACCTGCTAGAAATGCCTGCGGCAGCGATATTTTTTATGTCTTGTGCGGCGATGGTGAAGTGGCAGATATTAGTGATGTTGTTGCTGTTTGTTGTCGTGTGTGCGGTGCTCAGAATCGCCAAGCAGCTCGGTTTTTCGGATGCTACTTAGTGTGGTTGTTAACCGGTTTCTCTGTGCCAACCTTTACTTGCGGTGTTATGACGGGCTCTTTGTGAGTTCGGTACTCGAAAGCTCTCGCTTGATTCTGGATAGGTTAACTTCCGTCATGCCGAGGTATGACGCGATGTGATAGGCTGCAATGCGATTTTCCATTGGGCCGACCAGCTGCTTAAACTCAATATAACGTTCTTTTGCACTCAGTGTTTGCAGGCTTATTTCACGTTGTTCATGGCGTATATAGCGGCTCTTCATATACGTTAGAAATAACNGTTGGAATTCGGCATTGTCGTTGGTGTATTGCTCGACAAGCGCAAGGGGTACTGTGCGAATTTCACACGCTTCAAGTGTTTCGATCATGTAGTTGGTGGGGGTGTTGGTCCAGAAGTGGTACAGATCGGCATAAAACATACCTTCGATAACAAAGGTTTTGTTGAATGATTTGCCATCATGGCTATCAACACATACACGCAGGATGCCTTTGTCGACGTAAAGCAGTGTGTCGGGTCGCTGCCCAGGTCGCAATAAAACGGTTTTTGCTGAAACGTCGAGATAGTTCCAATCGTCGGAGAATTGCTGAAGTATTTGAGTATTCAGCGGCGGGTTTGGTGTTTCTTTCACGACTGATCCGGCATCGATAAATCTGGATAGAAAGACGCTATTGTATCAGGCGCTGCACTGCTTACGTAGTGTGAATCACTTACGTTTGGACTGATTTATTTTATCCATGCTTGAAAGTGTGAAGCTGACCGCGATCGTCGCAGTGGTAAACAACCCGATATTGAATAACGAATGGATAATGGTTGCATCCACAGCATTCGGAGATAGCTCAGGAGACGACGCGAAACAGGCATTGGATGCCAGCTGAGTGTAACCAACAAGGTCGTAGCGTAGTGGTAGCGATGTGTAGTCATACATTCTCTTTTTGTTGATCGTCTATCGTATTAGCGTTGTCGAGCGAGCGATTATTCAAAAAGAGTTTATTCTGCGATTGCTAGAATGTAAATGATAATAGTTATCATTTAGTGGTTTTGCGTCGTCCCTACATTTTTATCTTGTTTGCGGCTTGGTTTGGATCTGACCTGACCAAGCCTAGGTAGGGGCTTAGCGTTTTATCTGTTGCAGAATTTTACGTAAAACGGTTTTGAATTCTCGCGCGTTTTCGAGCATGGGAACATGGCCGATGTTTTCCATCATCTCGAGTTTGCCATTCGGAAGCCGGGCTACCGCTTTTTTACCGAGTACTGGGAAGTTA
This genomic window from BD1-7 clade bacterium contains:
- the crp_3 gene encoding cAMP-activated global transcriptional regulator CRP, whose translation is MKETPNPPLNTQILQQFSDDWNYLDVSAKTVLLRPGQRPDTLLYVDKGILRVCVDSHDGKSFNKTFVIEGMFYADLYHFWTNTPTNYMIETLEACEIRTVPLALVEQYTNDNAEFQXLFLTYMKSRYIRHEQREISLQTLSAKERYIEFKQLVGPMENRIAAYHIASYLGMTEVNLSRIKRELSSTELTKSPS